The Silvanigrella paludirubra genome includes a window with the following:
- the gpmI gene encoding 2,3-bisphosphoglycerate-independent phosphoglycerate mutase, which yields MTQLKSFQLNRISPLSGNKKILTIVMDGVGYTNPNANITSELKNQKGLLPSEAFITGNAVNAAYTPNLDTLISSSLFRTLKAHGTAVGLPSDDDMGNSEVGHNALGAGRVFAQGAKLVNSAIHSGKIFEGIAWKQVVGREELKNKKNTLHLCGLLSDGNVHSHIDHLFALIKGAKSEGVQKVRLHVLLDGRDVGPLTATEYILKLDSFLKEINSNHFDCKVASGGGRTFVTMDRYESDWSIVERGYQAHILGEGRGFSSLLNAVETLRQEKNYYDQDLPPFVIIDQGKPLGTVEENDSFIFFNFRGDRAIEISRALTEQNFKSFPRKRFPKIYYAGMMQYDGDLKLPELFLVTPPAIDRTLTELLCNASVKQFACSETQKFGHVTYFWNGNRSGKFNAELENYIEIPSDLIPFQERPWMKSAEIADITIKNMYDNSFEIGRINFANGDMVGHSGDFAAAVLSVAAVDLALGRIMKAAKETNTILIVVADHGNADEMYELDKKTKKVIFDDNGKPKLKTSHTLAPVPCVIYNTEILEKNVSLKTDMPNAGLANIASTILDLAGFNTPDFYEPSLIEFNSEKKKILK from the coding sequence ATGACTCAATTAAAATCGTTTCAATTAAACCGAATTTCGCCTCTCTCTGGCAATAAAAAAATACTTACAATCGTAATGGATGGAGTTGGATACACCAACCCAAATGCCAATATTACATCTGAGCTCAAAAACCAAAAAGGACTTTTACCTTCTGAGGCTTTTATTACAGGTAATGCTGTAAACGCAGCTTATACTCCAAATTTAGACACCTTGATTTCAAGTTCTTTATTTCGAACATTAAAAGCTCATGGGACAGCTGTAGGTTTACCAAGCGATGACGACATGGGCAACAGTGAAGTGGGTCATAATGCTTTGGGGGCAGGAAGAGTTTTTGCGCAGGGAGCAAAACTTGTGAATTCTGCTATTCATTCTGGTAAAATTTTTGAAGGTATTGCTTGGAAACAAGTTGTTGGAAGAGAAGAACTAAAAAACAAAAAAAATACACTTCATTTATGTGGTTTACTATCTGATGGAAATGTCCATAGTCATATTGATCATTTATTTGCATTAATTAAAGGCGCAAAGAGTGAAGGTGTTCAAAAAGTTCGTTTACATGTTCTTCTTGATGGAAGAGATGTTGGCCCATTAACGGCAACGGAATATATTTTAAAATTAGATTCTTTTTTAAAAGAAATAAATTCTAATCATTTCGATTGTAAAGTAGCTTCCGGTGGTGGAAGAACTTTTGTTACCATGGATAGGTATGAAAGTGATTGGAGTATTGTTGAAAGAGGATATCAAGCTCATATACTTGGTGAAGGACGTGGATTTTCTTCCTTATTAAATGCTGTTGAAACTTTACGCCAAGAAAAAAACTATTATGATCAAGATTTACCACCATTTGTTATAATCGATCAAGGTAAACCCCTAGGTACAGTTGAAGAAAACGATAGTTTTATCTTTTTTAACTTTAGAGGGGATAGAGCGATTGAAATTTCAAGAGCATTAACAGAGCAAAACTTTAAATCATTTCCTCGCAAGCGATTTCCTAAAATTTATTATGCAGGCATGATGCAATATGATGGAGATCTAAAATTACCCGAATTATTTTTAGTAACTCCACCTGCAATAGATAGAACACTTACTGAATTATTGTGTAATGCATCTGTAAAACAATTTGCTTGCAGTGAAACACAAAAATTCGGACATGTTACTTACTTTTGGAATGGAAATAGAAGTGGAAAATTTAATGCTGAATTAGAAAATTATATTGAAATTCCTTCTGATCTTATCCCTTTTCAAGAACGTCCATGGATGAAATCAGCAGAAATTGCAGATATTACAATTAAAAATATGTATGATAATTCTTTTGAAATTGGTCGTATAAATTTTGCAAATGGAGATATGGTGGGCCATTCTGGAGATTTTGCAGCTGCCGTTCTTTCTGTTGCCGCTGTTGATTTAGCATTAGGCCGTATTATGAAAGCAGCTAAAGAAACAAATACTATTTTAATTGTAGTTGCAGATCACGGAAACGCAGATGAAATGTATGAGTTAGATAAAAAAACAAAAAAAGTTATATTTGATGATAATGGAAAACCTAAGCTAAAAACAAGCCATACTTTAGCGCCCGTACCTTGTGTAATTTATAATACTGAAATTTTAGAAAAAAATGTTTCTTTAAAAACAGATATGCCGAATGCAGGTCTTGCTAATATTGCTTCTACAATTTTAGATTTAGCAGGTTTTAACACACCTGATTTCTATGAACCGTCTTTGATTGAATTTAATTCAGAAAAAAAAAAGATTTTAAAATAA
- a CDS encoding protein-disulfide reductase DsbD family protein — protein sequence MISKLNQVIKFLILGLFVILSPNFLRANEIFVAPESQFVDSANIKVQEVVQFKILKIEKEKDLYKAKIELKTKNDFKIYEDKLKFNLHPQNNLPHLLKYTSLKPPESYFDPFYKKEKKIFKNLSVFYIESKSPFQSNDKLEIDIQSCSNAVCLVPAKLAVYMIEGNLSDLNNTNTFSNKINNQTTNLSNQINTIKEPVVKKTEIDTSEKITLLNDNIAFQIQEALKKGSWILFPALFLAGLLMNLTPCVYPMIPITLNVMSQFGQSNSRKQKIKSLPFIYVGGMIITYSLLGVFAGMTGNIFGAQLANPIFNWIIAIVMFLLGLSMLGVFNFTAVQTFANKIPLAQNYPRTAVVTMGAVSGLISAPCTGPVLSTILLLIAQNKNPVSGFTYMLFFALGFGLPYVALGFFGQRLSRMPKFPRLVNFIKIFFASLMFALALYYARGTFQKIPLIQDIFSKPQLLSIAILLLLSITFIALSTKKDILGKISKVGMTLTCCVLALWLTLFTSNSFFHPKNISHAQNVNPNGIKWETNFDDAVVLSKQSGKPILVDIWAEWCTACLEMEETTWKDKKLIEYINTNFIPVKLDYTELADSIQNLVNRWEVNGLPATSFFKANSNFNEKPDILYQGYASGNKILSAALNINNKN from the coding sequence GTGATTTCAAAGCTAAATCAAGTTATAAAATTTTTAATCTTAGGATTATTCGTAATTCTTTCGCCTAATTTCCTAAGAGCAAATGAAATATTTGTTGCACCTGAATCTCAATTTGTAGATTCTGCAAATATAAAAGTCCAAGAAGTTGTTCAATTTAAAATTTTAAAAATTGAAAAAGAGAAAGATCTTTATAAAGCAAAAATTGAGCTTAAGACAAAAAATGATTTTAAAATATATGAAGACAAATTAAAATTTAATTTACATCCTCAAAATAATCTTCCCCATCTTTTAAAATATACATCTTTAAAACCGCCAGAGTCTTATTTTGATCCATTTTACAAAAAAGAAAAAAAAATATTTAAAAACTTATCCGTATTTTATATTGAAAGTAAATCTCCTTTTCAATCAAACGATAAGCTTGAAATTGATATTCAATCCTGTTCAAATGCAGTCTGTTTAGTTCCTGCAAAACTTGCTGTTTATATGATAGAAGGCAATTTATCCGATTTAAATAATACAAATACATTCTCAAATAAAATTAATAACCAAACCACAAATTTATCCAATCAAATTAACACTATTAAAGAACCAGTTGTAAAAAAAACAGAAATTGATACTTCCGAAAAAATTACCTTATTAAATGATAATATTGCTTTTCAAATTCAAGAAGCTTTAAAAAAAGGAAGTTGGATATTATTTCCAGCTCTTTTTCTAGCAGGCTTGCTTATGAATTTAACACCATGTGTATATCCAATGATCCCTATTACTTTAAATGTAATGTCGCAATTTGGACAAAGTAACTCCAGGAAACAAAAAATAAAATCGTTACCTTTTATTTATGTAGGAGGGATGATTATAACATACTCTCTGCTTGGTGTTTTTGCTGGTATGACAGGAAATATATTTGGTGCACAGCTAGCGAATCCTATTTTTAATTGGATAATTGCTATTGTTATGTTCTTACTAGGTCTATCTATGTTAGGTGTTTTTAATTTTACGGCAGTTCAAACTTTTGCGAATAAAATTCCTCTTGCACAAAATTATCCTAGAACGGCAGTGGTAACAATGGGCGCTGTCTCTGGTTTAATTTCCGCCCCATGTACAGGTCCCGTCCTAAGCACCATTTTGTTATTAATTGCCCAAAATAAAAATCCTGTATCAGGATTTACCTATATGTTATTTTTCGCTTTAGGCTTTGGACTTCCCTATGTAGCATTAGGTTTTTTTGGTCAACGTTTAAGTAGAATGCCCAAATTTCCACGCCTTGTTAATTTTATTAAAATATTTTTTGCATCTCTCATGTTTGCTCTTGCTTTATATTATGCTCGAGGTACTTTTCAAAAAATTCCTTTAATCCAAGATATTTTTAGTAAACCCCAACTTTTATCGATTGCAATACTCTTGTTACTTTCAATAACTTTTATTGCTCTTTCTACAAAAAAAGATATTTTAGGTAAGATTTCAAAGGTAGGCATGACATTAACATGCTGTGTTTTAGCTTTATGGCTTACCCTATTTACTTCAAATAGTTTTTTTCATCCTAAAAATATTTCACATGCGCAAAATGTAAATCCAAATGGAATTAAATGGGAAACAAACTTTGATGATGCCGTTGTATTATCTAAACAATCAGGTAAGCCTATTTTAGTAGATATCTGGGCAGAGTGGTGCACGGCTTGCCTTGAAATGGAAGAAACAACCTGGAAAGACAAAAAATTGATCGAATATATCAATACGAATTTTATCCCTGTTAAGTTAGATTATACTGAATTAGCTGATAGTATTCAAAATTTAGTTAATAGATGGGAAGTTAACGGACTTCCCGCTACAAGTTTTTTTAAAGCAAATTCAAATTTTAATGAAAAACCAGATATTTTATATCAGGGTTATGCATCAGGAAATAAAATATTAAGCGCTGCATTAAATATAAATAATAAAAATTAA
- the sohB gene encoding protease SohB, translating into MSSSLFSWFQLSLGFLGVIGLFLLFIGIVALIAIKKKKQSQEIKINIKNLNEIYKENKDKILKEILSESELKEIVKQEKLDEKEKKKLEKTEAKSDVKTEKPKRIFVLDFNGDVAASAVTVFREQVTALLQTARTCDEVVVRLESPGGMVHAYGLASSQLARIKDQKIPLTICVDKVAASGGYMMACLADKIIAAPFAILGSIGVIASLPNLNKFLHKNDIDYLEITAGEYKRTLTPLGEITEKKKAKFQEQIDDVHELFKSHVQKYRNIVDIQVVATGEYWYGIKALEIKLVDELKTSDDYLLEASKQFEVYQIYTPKKESLREKLSGSVNSIISSAIEKNLTKTENKYPLFM; encoded by the coding sequence ATGTCTAGTTCGTTATTTTCTTGGTTTCAACTTTCTCTCGGATTTTTAGGAGTGATCGGACTTTTTTTATTGTTTATTGGAATTGTTGCCTTAATTGCCATTAAAAAGAAAAAACAATCTCAAGAAATAAAAATTAATATTAAAAATTTAAATGAAATTTATAAAGAAAATAAAGATAAAATATTAAAAGAAATTTTATCAGAGAGCGAATTAAAAGAAATTGTAAAACAAGAAAAATTGGATGAAAAAGAAAAAAAGAAACTTGAAAAAACGGAAGCCAAGTCCGATGTAAAAACTGAAAAACCAAAACGTATTTTTGTTTTAGATTTCAATGGTGATGTTGCTGCATCTGCTGTTACCGTATTCAGAGAACAAGTTACAGCACTTTTACAAACAGCAAGAACATGTGATGAAGTTGTTGTTCGCTTAGAAAGTCCTGGCGGGATGGTTCATGCATATGGTCTAGCTTCATCACAGTTAGCACGCATAAAAGATCAAAAAATACCTTTAACCATTTGCGTTGATAAAGTTGCAGCAAGCGGTGGTTATATGATGGCTTGCCTTGCCGATAAAATTATTGCCGCACCTTTTGCTATTTTAGGATCAATTGGTGTTATAGCAAGTTTACCTAATTTAAATAAATTTCTTCATAAAAATGATATTGATTATTTAGAGATTACAGCTGGAGAATACAAAAGAACTCTTACCCCATTAGGTGAAATTACAGAAAAGAAAAAAGCTAAATTCCAAGAACAAATTGATGACGTTCATGAACTTTTCAAAAGTCATGTTCAAAAATATAGAAATATTGTTGATATTCAAGTTGTTGCTACTGGTGAATATTGGTATGGAATTAAGGCTCTTGAAATTAAATTAGTAGATGAGTTAAAAACAAGTGATGACTATTTATTAGAAGCTAGTAAACAGTTTGAAGTGTATCAAATTTATACTCCTAAAAAAGAGTCTTTACGTGAAAAACTTTCTGGTTCTGTAAATTCAATTATTTCCTCTGCTATTGAAAAAAATTTAACAAAGACTGAAAATAAATATCCTCTTTTTATGTAA